One genomic window of Melitaea cinxia chromosome 10, ilMelCinx1.1, whole genome shotgun sequence includes the following:
- the LOC123656987 gene encoding probable aconitate hydratase, mitochondrial yields MAHCIRVLHGQGGRTRTALVEIQKRCFSVSPLTAAAAQVAMSKFDKTPLPYEKLTQNLEIVKKRLGREMTLSEKVLYSHLDDPKGQEIERGTSYLRLRPDRVAMQDATAQMAMLQFISSGLPKVAVPSTIHCDHLIEAQIGGKEDLARAKDINKEVYKFLETAGAKYGVGFWKPGSGIIHQIILENYAFPGLLMIGTDSHTPNGGGLGGLCIGVGGADAVDVMADIPWELKCPKVIGVKLTGQLKGWTSPKDVILKVAGILTVKGGTGAIVEYHGPGVDSISCTGMATICNMGAEIGATTSVFPFNSRMEAYLKSTGRHDIAAAANKYKNLLTPDAKAPYDQLVEIDLSTLEPHVNGPFTPDLANPISKLGEAAKKNDWPVDIRVGLIGSCTNSSYEDMGRCASIVKEALSHGLKSKIPFNVTPGSEQVRATIERDGIAQTLRDFGGTVLANACGPCIGQWDRQDVKKGEKNTIVTSYNRNFTGRNDANPATHCFVTSPELVTALSIAGRLDFNPVTDELTGKDGKKFKLSDPFGDELPSKGFDPGQDTYEHPPADGSKVKVDVSPTSDRLQLLEPFDKWNGKDLTDMTILIKVKGKCTTDHISAAGPWLKYRGHLDNISNNMFITATNAENGELNKVRNQVSGEWGPVPATARAYKAAGVPWCVVGDENYGEGSSREHAALEPRHLGGRVIIVKSFARIHETNLKKQGLLPLTFANPADYDKIQPTDKISLLGLKDLAPGKQVDCEIKHKDGSTERIKLNHSMNEQQISWFKAGSALNRMKEIASGK; encoded by the exons ATGGCTCACTGTATCAGAGTTTTGCATGGCCAA GGTGGCAGGACGAGGACGGCTCTCGTAGAAATCCAGAAAAGATGCTTCAGCGTTTCCCCTCTTACTGCCGCGGCGGCTCAG GTCGCTATGTCGAAATTCGACAAGACCCCGCTACCTTACGAAAAGTTGACCCAAAATTTGGAAATTGTCAAGAAGAGGTTAGGTCGTGAAATGACCTTGTCTGAAAAAGTGCTGTACTCTCATCTGGATGACCCCAAAGGACAG GAAATCGAACGTGGAACAAGCTACCTACGTCTAAGACCTGACCGTGTTGCCATGCAAGATGCCACTGCACAAATGGCCATGTTACAGTTCATTTCATCTGGTCTACCTAAAGTTGCAGTTCCATCGACAATCCATTGTGATCACTTGATTGAAGCTCAAATCGGTGGTAAGGAAGATTTGGCAAGAGCAaag gaCATCAACAAAGAAGTGTACAAGTTCCTGGAAACAGCCGGTGCTAAGTATGGAGTCGGTTTCTGGAAACCTGGTTCCGGAATCATCCATCAGATCATCTTAGAAAACTATGCCTTCCCCGGTCTTCTGATGATCGGAACTGACTCTCACACACCCAATGGTGGTGGTCTTGGTGGTCTTTGCATAG GTGTCGGTGGTGCTGATGCTGTAGACGTGATGGCCGATATCCCATGGGAACTAAAATGCCCCAAAGTTATTGGTGTCAAACTTACTG GTCAATTGAAGGGCTGGACCAGCCCCAAGGACGTAATCCTGAAAGTCGCGGGTATCCTCACCGTGAAGGGTGGTACCGGAGCGATCGTTGAATACCATGGCCCTGGCGTTGACTCCATCTCCTGTACTGGAATGGCTACCATTTGCAACATGGGTGCCGAGATCGGCGCTACCACCAGT GTGTTCCCCTTCAACTCCCGTATGGAGGCGTACTTGAAGTCGACCGGTCGCCACGACATCGCGGCCGCCgctaacaaatacaaaaatctaCTTACACCAGACGCGAAGGCTCCCTACGACCAG CTGGTCGAAATCGACCTATCAACCCTGGAGCCCCATGTCAACGGTCCCTTCACTCCGGATCTGGCCAACCCTATCTCCAAGCTCGGTGAGGCCGCTAAGAAAAACGACTGGCCAGTAGATATCCGTGTAGGCCTTATTGGATCCTGCACCAACTCCTCATACGAAGATATGGGTCGGTGCGCTAGCATTGTTAAGGag GCACTCAGCCATGGTCTCAAATCCAAGATTCCCTTTAACGTGACGCCCGGATCCGAACAAGTACGAGCTACGATTGAACGTGATGGCATCGCGCAGACTCTCAGGGACTTCGGAGGCACT GTTCTGGCGAACGCGTGCGGCCCTTGCATCGGTCAGTGGGACCGCCAGGACGTGAAGAAGGGCGAGAAGAACACGATCGTGACGTCATACAACCGCAACTTCACCGGCCGCAACGACGCCAACCCCGCCACGCACTGCTTCGTCACCAGCCCCGAGCTCGTCACCGCGCTCTCCATCGCTG GTCGCCTGGACTTCAATCCTGTGACCGACGAGTTAACGGGTAAGGACGGCAAGAAATTCAAGCTGTCCGACCCCTTCGGCGACGAACTGCCCTCCAAGGGCTTCGACCCCGGCCAGGACACCTATGAGCACCCGCCCGCCGACGGCTCTA AGGTGAAAGTCGACGTATCACCAACTTCAGACCGTTTGCAATTGTTGGAGCCTTTCGACAAGTGGAACGGCAAGGACTTAACCGATATGACCATCCTTATCAAAGTGAAGGGCAAGTGCACCACTGACCACATCTCTGCCGCTGGACCCTGGCTGAAGTACAGAGGACATTTGGACAACATCTCTAACAATATGTTTATCAC CGCAACGAACGCAGAGAACGGCGAGCTGAACAAGGTGCGCAACCAGGTGAGCGGCGAGTGGGGGCCCGTGCCGGCCACGGCGCGCGCCTACAAGGCGGCCGGCGTGCCGTGGTGCGTGGTGGGCGACGAGAACTACGGCGAGGGCTCCAGCCGCGAGCACGCCGCGCTCGAGCCGCGCCACCTCGGCGGCCGCGTCATCATCGTCAAGTCCTTCGCGCG AATCCACGAAACCAATCTCAAGAAACAGGGTCTACTTCCGCTTACATTCGCGAACCCCGCTGACTACGATAAGATCCAACCCACTGACAAGATCTCGTTGCTTGGCCTTAAAGATCTCGCTCCCGGCAAG CAAGTGGATTGTGAAATAAAACACAAAGATGGCAGCACTGAACGCATCAAACTTAACCACTCTATGAACGAGCAACAGATCTCCTGGTTCAAGGCTGGTTCCGCTCTCAACAGAATGAAGGAAATCGCATCCGGCAAATGA
- the LOC123657343 gene encoding 60S ribosomal protein L22-like, which translates to MAVAKKPVAKKGQLHQKTGKKGVKGGKIRGKGQRRKISLKFAIDCTHPAEDSILEVSNFEKYLKERVKVEGKTNNLGNHVIIARDKTKIVINADIPFSKRYLKYLTKRYLKKNNLRDWLRVVASSHDSYELRYFNINADSDNEDNED; encoded by the exons ATGGCAGTAGCAAAGAAACCCGTGGCTAAGAAAGGCCAATTGCATCAAAAGACTGGCAAAAAAGGAGTCAAAGGTGGGAAAATCCGAGGCAAGGGACAAAGAAGGAAAATAAGCCTTAAGTTCGCCATTGACTGCACACACCCCGCGGAAGATAGCATTCTAGAAGTCAGTAACTTCGAGAAGTACTTGAAAGAGCGTGTTAAAGTCGAGGGCAAAACAAATAACCTAGGCAATCACGTTATCATCGCGAGGGACAAGACCAAGATCGTCATCAATGCGG acATTCCCTTCTCCAAGAGATATCTGAAGTACTTGACAAAGAGATACCTCAAGAAGAACAATCTTCGTGACTGGCTCAGAGTCGTTGCATCTTCTCACGACTCATACGAGCTTCGTTACTTCAACATCAACGCTGACAGCGACAATGAGGACAATGAAGATTAA